One genomic segment of Vibrio quintilis includes these proteins:
- a CDS encoding 5'-nucleotidase, lipoprotein e(P4) family: MKLNSAAKKYGLSLAAAMLVSGCVNTTVPTKAESPKPDDLLNATLWMQNSVEYKANVRNIFHLAKIQLDDALKNKRRTALPDMQKPGYMKLPPAIILDCDETILDNSKYEAYLIKTGQGYSSTTWKKYVQNKVAEAMPGAVEFTRYAASRGVEVFYVTNRKKVSEQATYENMRALGFPMGNGKTDTLLTKGEKPEWGSAKGNRDAMIAKRYRVLLMLGDNFGDFTDKASGNLKQREAAYREYMSHWGTDWFVLPNPAYGSFESSAFGRNYHLSPAQRRQKKIDVLNSWSGK; encoded by the coding sequence ATGAAGTTAAACTCAGCGGCTAAAAAATACGGCTTAAGCCTTGCAGCTGCCATGCTGGTTTCTGGCTGTGTGAATACCACAGTCCCGACCAAAGCAGAATCCCCTAAACCAGACGACCTTTTAAACGCAACCTTATGGATGCAAAATTCAGTTGAATATAAAGCCAACGTTCGCAACATCTTCCATCTGGCAAAAATTCAGCTCGATGATGCGCTAAAAAATAAACGCCGGACAGCTCTGCCTGACATGCAGAAACCTGGTTATATGAAGCTGCCACCGGCGATCATTCTTGACTGTGATGAAACCATTTTAGATAACAGCAAATATGAAGCTTATCTGATCAAAACCGGTCAGGGTTACAGTTCAACCACATGGAAGAAATACGTACAGAATAAGGTCGCAGAAGCGATGCCTGGTGCGGTAGAGTTCACCCGTTATGCAGCTTCAAGAGGTGTTGAAGTCTTTTATGTCACCAACCGTAAGAAAGTCAGTGAACAGGCCACTTATGAAAATATGAGAGCTTTAGGCTTTCCGATGGGCAATGGTAAAACCGATACGCTGTTAACCAAAGGAGAAAAACCAGAGTGGGGATCCGCGAAGGGAAATCGTGATGCCATGATAGCCAAACGTTACCGTGTGCTGCTGATGCTGGGAGATAACTTCGGAGACTTTACTGATAAAGCATCCGGTAATCTCAAACAAAGAGAAGCAGCCTACCGGGAATATATGTCTCACTGGGGAACCGACTGGTTTGTACTGCCAAACCCGGCTTACGGCTCTTTTGAAAGTTCGGCATTTGGCCGCAATTATCACCTCTCACCAGCGCAGCGTCGTCAGAAGAAAATTGATGTGCTGAACTCCTGGTCAGGAAAATAA
- a CDS encoding Gfo/Idh/MocA family protein, whose amino-acid sequence MIHFAVIGTGWISEAFVQAAHQTGKMQLQAVYSRSLESALEFGQPFGVNLYYTDLNELAEDTSIDAVYIASPNAMHCEQSVLMMEHGKHVICEKPIASNIREAEFMDEVAERRQVVCMEAYRSGYLPNFAQIRAAMEKTGPVNKAFFNYCQYSSRYDKYLQGENPNTFNPAFSNGSVMDIGFYPLAAAVALFGRPESVKAEGQLLASGVDGEGSLLLRYPQLTVVIQHSKISDSVIPSEIQGQNGTIVIDHIADIQSVSVRYRDGQTEELTVSQHELGMFYEADFFADAVIHQQLPDRKETLLISELLTDIRQQLGVVYPADKA is encoded by the coding sequence ATGATTCATTTTGCTGTCATCGGAACCGGCTGGATTTCAGAAGCTTTTGTTCAGGCCGCCCATCAAACCGGAAAAATGCAGCTGCAGGCGGTTTACTCCAGATCACTGGAATCTGCACTGGAATTTGGTCAGCCATTTGGTGTGAACCTTTATTATACAGATCTGAATGAACTGGCTGAAGATACAAGCATTGACGCGGTTTATATTGCCTCGCCGAACGCGATGCACTGTGAACAATCGGTGTTGATGATGGAGCATGGCAAGCATGTGATTTGTGAAAAGCCGATCGCTTCTAATATCCGGGAAGCTGAGTTCATGGATGAAGTGGCCGAACGCAGGCAAGTTGTGTGCATGGAGGCTTATCGCTCCGGATACTTACCCAATTTTGCGCAAATCCGGGCTGCGATGGAAAAAACCGGCCCTGTTAACAAAGCCTTTTTTAATTATTGCCAGTACTCTTCCCGCTACGATAAATATCTGCAGGGAGAGAATCCGAATACATTTAACCCGGCATTCTCCAATGGTTCAGTTATGGATATTGGTTTTTACCCGCTGGCAGCTGCGGTGGCTTTATTTGGTCGTCCTGAGTCGGTGAAAGCGGAAGGTCAGCTGCTGGCATCAGGCGTTGACGGGGAAGGCAGCCTGTTACTGCGATATCCGCAGCTGACGGTTGTGATTCAGCATTCAAAGATATCAGATTCAGTCATTCCGAGTGAAATTCAGGGACAAAATGGCACCATCGTGATTGACCATATTGCCGATATTCAGTCGGTCTCTGTCCGCTACAGAGACGGACAGACAGAAGAATTGACCGTTTCACAACATGAGCTGGGGATGTTTTATGAAGCGGATTTCTTTGCGGATGCTGTGATTCATCAGCAGTTACCGGACAGAAAAGAAACTCTGCTGATCTCGGAATTACTCACGGACATTCGCCAGCAGTTAGGTGTGGTTTATCCGGCTGATAAAGCGTGA
- a CDS encoding Flp family type IVb pilin, translating into MLAQLYISAKCAAIQFKNDIRGVTAIEYAIIGVAVSAIVLAVFVTDTGGLSSALSNAMNTITNNISAADGS; encoded by the coding sequence ATGTTGGCTCAGTTATATATATCCGCAAAGTGTGCAGCGATTCAGTTTAAAAATGATATCCGTGGGGTTACCGCGATTGAGTATGCGATTATTGGTGTAGCCGTTTCCGCGATCGTACTGGCAGTGTTTGTCACCGATACTGGCGGGTTAAGCTCCGCGTTATCCAATGCGATGAATACCATTACAAACAATATTTCTGCAGCAGACGGAAGCTGA
- a CDS encoding prepilin peptidase produces MILNISWQLAGWFSLVILSLIACGYDLWFRVIPNPVCLIIFLISLVISPNLVTPLWALQVSGVTGLLLVFYRYQIWGGGDVKLLLAFLPAINEQFLLLAIALIGLTGGVLCAFYLLCGVFTGMKKVREKGLPFAIPISCVCLLCVTASLKG; encoded by the coding sequence ATGATATTGAACATAAGCTGGCAACTGGCCGGATGGTTTAGTCTGGTCATCCTTTCACTCATTGCGTGTGGTTATGACCTGTGGTTTCGGGTCATCCCTAACCCTGTCTGTTTGATTATTTTTCTCATTTCTCTTGTGATTTCACCCAACCTGGTCACACCGCTATGGGCTTTACAGGTTTCAGGGGTGACAGGCTTACTGCTGGTGTTTTACCGGTATCAGATTTGGGGGGGCGGTGACGTTAAGTTATTGCTGGCTTTTCTCCCGGCGATCAATGAACAGTTTTTGCTATTAGCCATCGCTCTCATTGGCCTTACCGGCGGGGTTTTGTGCGCATTTTATTTGCTCTGTGGAGTCTTTACCGGAATGAAGAAAGTCAGAGAAAAAGGGCTGCCTTTTGCTATCCCCATCAGTTGTGTTTGTCTGCTGTGTGTTACAGCTTCACTGAAGGGGTAG
- the cpaB gene encoding Flp pilus assembly protein CpaB produces MRSKLLMIMALIAIGAGLTGIFFTGENQQVPVSVEKTQPRPVFFKVYRVGNHHLKQGDQVRRNDLEIVSLSESEAGKQGIDGDSLFTPDKHAVYRNDYSPGDLVLRSDIVMPDDPEFIDLMIASDCVPYAVAVAPESVVGGIIRAGSYVDVLALTGVSDNKLELDHFSEREITISPVLSHIRVLKIEPGERDIGADQIRDHLILELTRKQVARLTIAKQVAKLEVYKSAGVTSAKDLRANAGDVLPDFKAVKELRANRIVVK; encoded by the coding sequence ATGCGATCGAAATTACTGATGATTATGGCTTTGATTGCGATTGGTGCCGGATTAACGGGAATATTTTTCACCGGTGAGAATCAGCAGGTGCCGGTTTCAGTGGAAAAAACACAACCCAGGCCTGTTTTCTTTAAGGTTTACCGGGTGGGGAATCATCATCTGAAACAAGGGGACCAGGTCAGACGGAATGATCTGGAGATTGTCAGCCTGTCTGAGTCTGAAGCGGGGAAGCAAGGCATTGATGGCGACAGTCTGTTTACGCCGGATAAACATGCTGTTTACCGGAATGATTATTCGCCGGGAGATCTGGTCCTTCGGTCTGACATTGTGATGCCGGATGATCCTGAGTTTATTGATCTGATGATTGCGTCTGATTGTGTGCCTTATGCTGTTGCCGTTGCTCCTGAATCAGTGGTGGGAGGCATCATCCGGGCAGGTTCTTATGTTGATGTGCTGGCGTTAACCGGTGTGAGTGACAATAAGCTGGAGCTGGATCATTTCTCCGAAAGAGAAATTACGATTAGTCCGGTGCTTTCTCATATCCGGGTATTGAAAATCGAGCCGGGTGAACGGGATATAGGTGCAGATCAGATTCGGGATCATTTGATTCTGGAATTAACCCGGAAGCAGGTTGCCAGACTGACGATAGCAAAACAGGTTGCAAAACTGGAGGTGTATAAATCAGCCGGAGTCACATCCGCTAAAGACTTACGCGCCAACGCCGGAGATGTGCTGCCGGATTTTAAAGCGGTAAAAGAATTACGGGCGAACAGAATTGTCGTCAAGTAA
- a CDS encoding type II and III secretion system protein family protein, translating to MLMSWSALAGAVLSLQEGEAISVSTRQEIETVFIANPDVADYQVIDRHKIVVYGKATGKTSLIAFNENHQAVINRQLVVNQDFSAVLQQIKLHFPQASVELSNIGKQVVLSGTVSGYAEKDGIYELTGQLLGRDAVERKFLLKNSKGEESEPVDFMTQHQYKGLINQIEIAQTRQVNVKLSIAEVSQQFMENFGIQFGDSDQTSGVFANPILGFSADDLLATITAINDDSVGQVLAEPNLSVISGESASFLVGGEIPVVTIIDGSASVDYKEYGVRLAMMAKVLRDDKIRLSLQPEVSSLDTQYSNEKYDLPALKTRRMKTSIELSNGQSFVLGGLLSTEDVESLKKIPYIGDIPLLGALFRHTETSRNKTELIIVATVNLVQPVSPYQIQLPAMQRTSNLSRFFGFQHQYTPAVTRETGRILATGGFRK from the coding sequence ATGCTGATGTCATGGTCTGCCTTGGCAGGCGCAGTGCTTTCTTTGCAGGAAGGCGAAGCGATTTCAGTTTCTACCCGGCAGGAAATCGAAACGGTATTTATTGCCAATCCTGATGTGGCTGATTATCAGGTGATTGATCGCCATAAAATTGTGGTCTATGGCAAAGCGACGGGTAAGACTTCCCTGATCGCGTTTAATGAAAATCATCAGGCCGTGATCAACCGTCAGTTGGTTGTGAATCAGGATTTTTCTGCTGTCTTGCAACAGATTAAGCTGCATTTCCCTCAAGCCAGTGTTGAGTTGTCAAATATCGGAAAACAGGTGGTGCTTTCCGGAACTGTATCAGGTTACGCGGAAAAGGATGGGATTTATGAGTTAACCGGCCAATTACTTGGCAGAGATGCGGTTGAGCGAAAATTTCTGCTGAAAAATTCAAAAGGTGAGGAGTCTGAACCGGTAGATTTTATGACTCAGCATCAGTACAAAGGCCTCATCAATCAGATTGAAATCGCACAGACCCGGCAAGTGAATGTCAAACTTTCAATCGCTGAAGTTTCTCAGCAGTTTATGGAAAACTTCGGTATTCAGTTTGGTGATTCGGACCAGACATCTGGTGTGTTTGCCAATCCGATTCTTGGTTTCAGTGCCGATGATCTGCTGGCAACTATTACTGCGATTAATGATGACTCTGTTGGTCAGGTGCTGGCGGAACCCAATTTATCGGTTATCTCCGGTGAAAGCGCCTCTTTTCTGGTTGGCGGAGAAATTCCGGTTGTAACGATTATCGACGGCAGTGCAAGTGTCGACTACAAAGAGTATGGGGTTCGTCTGGCAATGATGGCGAAGGTTTTACGCGATGACAAAATCAGGTTGTCTCTTCAGCCGGAAGTCAGCTCGCTGGATACCCAGTATTCCAATGAAAAATATGACCTGCCGGCACTGAAAACCCGCCGGATGAAGACTTCTATTGAACTGAGCAATGGTCAGAGCTTTGTGCTGGGCGGGCTGCTGAGTACCGAAGATGTCGAATCACTGAAGAAAATCCCGTATATCGGGGATATTCCTTTGCTGGGCGCACTGTTCCGGCATACCGAAACCTCACGCAATAAAACCGAGTTGATCATTGTCGCCACAGTGAATCTGGTGCAGCCGGTTTCGCCCTACCAGATTCAGTTACCGGCGATGCAGAGAACCAGTAATTTGTCCCGCTTCTTTGGTTTTCAGCATCAATATACGCCGGCGGTGACGCGTGAAACCGGGCGGATTCTGGCAACGGGAGGATTCAGAAAATGA
- a CDS encoding chromosome partitioning protein ParA, whose product MLDILDSLNKFEKKSKDVISVSCVAFVQSDECHQLIENAFRFEGIPLPSFVANTDNEIRRHAREKKIDIALVELNQSACVTDDMQRISHLLPNDASVIVIGQEDAISTIRNLKAMGFYYLFWPVSKQELIDFVKNVRDNRVREQGLGKNRTAKRIAIWGCKGGVGASLLASEIAYSLSDKHQSKCLVVDHNYDDSNLDIFLKLEGFEKKMAVVEGFGAELDDTYAISMTRKVNDMLSLLSITSELHPEHEMKEYTRLLEGLLSEHYNFLIEDLSRGNQSQLDYSYLNRNADTVVIVLTPLVSAVRQAKKVITQLSGDERQPRHILVLNHLHQSRFSLLNRNEIEDYLGTKVDVEIPFDPKIVKHILDGDFLTKLRLDISAPLRQLTAMILGENAQSASAGLTGRLLNNGLMRKLVGRSIEDG is encoded by the coding sequence ATGCTGGATATTTTAGATTCTCTGAATAAGTTTGAGAAAAAAAGTAAAGATGTCATCAGTGTTTCCTGTGTGGCATTTGTACAAAGTGATGAATGCCATCAACTGATAGAAAATGCATTTCGTTTCGAAGGGATTCCGCTGCCGAGTTTTGTTGCCAACACCGACAATGAGATTCGCCGCCACGCCAGAGAGAAAAAAATTGATATTGCCCTGGTTGAACTCAATCAGTCCGCTTGTGTCACGGACGACATGCAACGCATAAGTCATCTGTTACCTAATGATGCTTCTGTGATTGTAATTGGCCAGGAAGATGCGATTTCAACTATCCGTAATCTGAAAGCGATGGGTTTTTATTACCTGTTCTGGCCGGTATCCAAGCAAGAGTTGATCGATTTTGTCAAAAATGTGCGTGATAACCGTGTCCGGGAACAGGGGTTGGGTAAAAACCGAACCGCGAAGCGAATTGCTATCTGGGGCTGTAAAGGTGGTGTTGGTGCTTCTCTGCTGGCCAGTGAGATTGCTTACAGCCTGTCTGATAAACATCAGTCCAAATGTCTGGTGGTTGATCACAATTACGATGACAGTAATCTGGATATTTTTCTCAAACTGGAAGGATTTGAGAAAAAAATGGCGGTTGTTGAAGGATTTGGCGCTGAACTGGATGATACCTACGCAATCAGTATGACCCGCAAAGTCAATGACATGCTTTCCCTGTTATCGATTACTTCAGAGCTGCATCCTGAACATGAAATGAAGGAATACACCCGGCTGCTGGAGGGGTTGCTTTCAGAGCACTACAACTTTTTGATTGAAGATCTGTCCCGTGGCAATCAGAGCCAGCTGGATTATTCCTATCTGAACCGGAACGCAGATACGGTTGTCATCGTACTGACACCACTGGTTTCTGCGGTTCGTCAGGCAAAAAAAGTCATCACACAGTTATCCGGTGATGAACGTCAGCCACGCCATATACTGGTGCTCAATCATCTTCATCAATCCCGCTTTAGTTTATTAAACCGGAACGAAATTGAAGACTATCTGGGCACAAAGGTTGATGTGGAAATTCCGTTTGATCCGAAAATCGTCAAACATATTCTGGACGGCGATTTTCTGACTAAGCTCCGTCTGGATATTTCAGCGCCGTTACGCCAGCTCACGGCGATGATTTTAGGTGAAAATGCACAATCCGCTTCGGCCGGGCTGACAGGCCGCTTATTGAATAACGGCCTGATGAGAAAACTGGTCGGACGGAGTATTGAAGATGGTTGA
- a CDS encoding CpaF family protein, which translates to MVEHHARSLFISLRQQIYEALEADVVNTLTREQLTQQLSNAIDVLIERQDYSVASVVRRDYVKSLVDELLGLGPLQPLMDDESITDIMINGHQNVFIERNGLVEQSTVKFIDEEQLLQIAKRIASRVGRRVDDSSPTCDARLEDGSRVNIVVPPIAIDGTSISIRKFKKQSIDLEQLVGFGAMSQEMAKLLMIASRCRLNILISGGTGSGKTTMLNALSQFISEKERIVTIEDAAELRLLQPHVVRLETRTSGIEGTGAVNQRDLVINSLRMRPDRIIVGECRGGEAFEMLQAMNTGHDGSMSTLHANTPRDALARVEAMVMMATNNLPLEAIRRMIISAVDLVVQISRLHDGSRKVMNISEVIGLEGNNVVLEEIFRFEPLPGEPGGEKVHGEFISAGLMKRSILVEKARFFGLEGNLDAIFGFMRGA; encoded by the coding sequence ATGGTTGAACATCACGCCCGCAGTTTATTTATTTCACTCCGCCAGCAAATCTATGAAGCGCTGGAAGCCGATGTGGTGAACACGTTAACCCGCGAACAGCTCACGCAACAGTTGTCGAATGCGATCGATGTACTGATTGAGCGGCAGGATTATTCCGTCGCGTCGGTTGTCCGGCGTGACTATGTTAAAAGTCTGGTGGATGAGCTGTTGGGACTGGGGCCGTTGCAGCCATTAATGGATGATGAATCGATTACCGACATCATGATTAACGGGCATCAGAATGTCTTTATCGAGCGCAACGGGCTGGTTGAACAGTCGACCGTGAAATTCATTGATGAAGAACAGCTCCTGCAAATCGCGAAACGGATTGCTTCCCGCGTTGGCCGCCGGGTGGATGATTCATCTCCGACCTGTGATGCCCGGCTGGAGGATGGCAGCCGGGTGAATATTGTTGTGCCGCCGATTGCGATTGATGGGACGTCAATCTCGATCCGAAAATTCAAAAAGCAGAGCATTGATTTGGAACAGCTGGTGGGTTTTGGCGCAATGAGCCAGGAAATGGCGAAGCTGTTGATGATTGCTTCCCGCTGCCGGCTGAACATTTTGATTTCCGGCGGCACCGGCTCCGGAAAAACCACCATGCTGAATGCTTTATCTCAGTTTATCTCCGAAAAAGAGCGCATCGTTACGATTGAAGATGCCGCAGAACTGCGATTGCTGCAGCCGCATGTCGTTCGTCTGGAAACCCGCACTTCCGGTATTGAAGGTACCGGGGCGGTGAATCAACGGGATTTAGTCATCAACTCGCTGCGGATGCGGCCGGACCGGATTATTGTCGGGGAATGCCGGGGCGGGGAAGCTTTTGAAATGTTACAGGCGATGAATACCGGCCATGACGGTTCAATGTCGACACTGCATGCGAATACGCCGCGGGATGCGCTCGCCCGGGTGGAAGCTATGGTGATGATGGCCACCAATAACCTGCCACTGGAAGCGATTCGCCGGATGATTATCAGTGCGGTTGATTTGGTGGTGCAAATCAGCCGTCTGCATGACGGCAGCCGGAAAGTGATGAATATTTCCGAAGTCATCGGGCTGGAAGGGAATAACGTGGTGCTGGAAGAAATCTTCCGGTTTGAACCTTTGCCGGGAGAACCGGGAGGAGAAAAGGTTCATGGTGAATTTATCTCTGCCGGTCTGATGAAACGTTCGATATTAGTTGAGAAGGCCCGTTTTTTTGGTCTCGAAGGCAATCTGGATGCGATCTTTGGCTTTATGAGGGGGGCTTGA
- a CDS encoding type II secretion system F family protein: MMAWLSLIFGGILLLVLSRPSVRKKKTNRYLHENNSINVDSMEQSASAVNLNVLSDETLWQKTERVLRNLLRQMGRGAPVKVTLYIVFLVCLSVYINDNFLQISLPYVLVMVVVAGFWLLARWLQKREKAHFDEEFPDALNMLASSVSSGESLMHAIIFVGKSLEGEVGREFRIMGERLQIGETPDLVFRKACKRFPYPAFHFFVITLRANMQRGGQLREIITRLNRLMFEARAIEKKKYALTAEARTSAKIVGAIPFFFLIVLRYLSPENYQYVMFNPEGRYILYYVLISEAIGIGLVWKMMRGVES, translated from the coding sequence TTGATGGCGTGGTTAAGCCTGATCTTCGGTGGTATTCTTCTGCTGGTTTTGTCCAGACCGTCTGTGCGTAAAAAGAAAACCAACCGCTACCTTCATGAGAACAATTCCATCAATGTTGATTCAATGGAGCAAAGTGCCAGTGCAGTCAACCTGAATGTCTTATCTGATGAGACACTGTGGCAGAAAACTGAACGTGTGTTGCGCAATCTGCTAAGGCAAATGGGTCGTGGTGCACCGGTAAAAGTCACCCTGTATATCGTATTCCTGGTTTGTTTATCTGTTTATATCAATGACAACTTTTTACAGATTAGTCTCCCGTACGTTTTAGTCATGGTGGTGGTGGCCGGCTTTTGGCTTTTAGCCCGCTGGCTGCAAAAACGGGAGAAAGCACATTTTGATGAAGAATTCCCTGATGCCCTGAATATGCTGGCCAGTTCCGTGAGTTCCGGTGAAAGCCTGATGCATGCGATTATCTTTGTTGGCAAATCACTGGAAGGTGAGGTTGGCCGTGAGTTCCGGATCATGGGAGAACGGCTGCAGATCGGGGAGACGCCGGACTTAGTGTTTCGTAAAGCCTGTAAGCGTTTCCCGTATCCTGCTTTTCACTTTTTTGTCATCACCCTGCGGGCAAATATGCAACGGGGCGGTCAGTTGCGGGAAATTATTACCCGGCTGAACCGGCTGATGTTTGAAGCCAGAGCGATCGAGAAAAAGAAATATGCGCTGACGGCTGAAGCCCGGACTTCTGCCAAGATTGTCGGGGCGATTCCGTTTTTTTTCCTCATCGTGTTGCGCTATCTCAGCCCGGAGAATTATCAATACGTCATGTTTAATCCTGAGGGACGATACATTCTGTATTACGTCTTAATCAGTGAAGCGATCGGGATCGGGCTGGTCTGGAAAATGATGCGGGGTGTGGAATCATGA
- a CDS encoding type II secretion system F family protein, with translation MTLLQLIIFVALIALGALFLLIVAWREKKRQTLNKYLHKQKKEDKSSTSLLEWLDDALPSSLAQNEAVINQKMINAGIYSFPYSHLYLPLKLSVMLIGCGVLFFLMYFRFDMHMIVMVSVLACWVIVILIVPDAVLDARVKAYRLTISRQLPYLIDLIAVCVQTGMTIEAAMSYLAKEMYGFDPRLAKLVNRTNERARIVGLDKALDELYLHIPTSEMRSFVMTLKQSLQYGSSIYETLITLSADIRQVSMLTVEERIGKLAAKMSVPLIVFIMLPIVILIAVPGVMRMMSGA, from the coding sequence ATGACCTTGCTTCAGCTTATTATCTTTGTGGCTTTGATTGCCCTTGGTGCTTTGTTTCTGCTGATTGTGGCGTGGCGGGAAAAAAAGCGGCAAACCCTGAATAAATACCTTCATAAACAAAAAAAAGAAGACAAATCATCCACCAGTTTGCTGGAATGGCTTGATGATGCTTTGCCCTCATCTCTGGCTCAGAATGAAGCTGTAATTAATCAGAAGATGATCAATGCCGGCATCTATTCGTTTCCTTATTCACACCTGTACTTACCGCTCAAACTCAGTGTGATGCTGATTGGGTGTGGTGTGCTTTTTTTCCTGATGTATTTCCGGTTTGATATGCATATGATTGTTATGGTGAGTGTGCTGGCCTGCTGGGTCATTGTGATTCTGATTGTGCCGGACGCTGTTCTTGATGCCCGGGTCAAAGCTTACCGCCTGACTATTTCCCGTCAGTTGCCTTATCTGATTGATTTAATTGCCGTCTGTGTTCAGACCGGGATGACAATTGAAGCAGCTATGAGTTATCTGGCCAAAGAAATGTACGGATTTGATCCCCGGCTGGCAAAGCTGGTTAACCGGACCAATGAAAGAGCGCGGATTGTCGGGCTGGATAAAGCGCTGGATGAGTTGTATCTGCATATTCCGACCAGTGAAATGCGCAGTTTTGTGATGACGCTGAAACAGAGCCTTCAGTATGGTTCATCGATTTACGAAACCCTGATCACCTTGTCCGCCGATATCCGGCAGGTATCGATGCTGACGGTGGAAGAGAGAATCGGCAAACTGGCGGCGAAAATGTCGGTGCCGCTGATCGTGTTTATCATGTTACCGATCGTGATTCTGATCGCGGTCCCCGGTGTAATGAGGATGATGTCTGGTGCCTGA
- a CDS encoding tetratricopeptide repeat protein → MPDCFNVRVLLKDIFTIITVTNSAAKSCLAKKMVLLGCVALMAGCASNEKPAINSLPADLHRQEKILVAAKNYKALIDFYQSRLRQGDSAVYREKLAKTYLDSHDPESALFTLRPLFGQEQAAQQNDPHYDFGRPFDNISAPARLIAGSACLDLGRTDRAKKLLMSVLHEAVDDAQPPPERGETANLLGIIYAREGNYTQARQMFVLARRYFYDDVAVKNNLALVDMLEGKDEQALQRLMTITESEQNDPQLRANLLLAMAKNGRLDYLRTHLRPSLTDSQIRMIYQALLQAEVAHRPSVGTQPKNIQTESGTGGGDEKPTAPAY, encoded by the coding sequence GTGCCTGATTGTTTCAATGTCCGTGTGTTGCTCAAAGATATATTCACCATAATTACAGTCACTAATAGCGCAGCCAAAAGCTGCCTGGCGAAAAAAATGGTGCTCCTGGGTTGTGTTGCTTTGATGGCAGGGTGTGCCTCAAATGAAAAGCCTGCTATTAACTCACTGCCTGCTGATTTACACCGGCAGGAAAAAATACTGGTCGCTGCCAAAAATTATAAAGCCCTGATTGATTTTTATCAGTCCCGGCTGCGTCAGGGGGATTCCGCGGTCTACCGTGAAAAACTGGCTAAAACATATCTGGACAGTCATGACCCTGAATCAGCATTATTTACTCTCCGGCCCTTGTTTGGGCAGGAACAGGCCGCGCAACAAAACGATCCTCATTATGATTTCGGACGCCCGTTCGACAACATCTCAGCCCCGGCGCGTCTGATTGCCGGAAGTGCTTGTCTGGATCTGGGCAGGACTGACCGGGCAAAAAAATTGCTGATGAGTGTTCTTCATGAAGCAGTTGATGATGCTCAGCCGCCACCGGAACGTGGTGAAACCGCGAATTTACTCGGGATTATCTATGCACGGGAAGGCAATTATACGCAAGCCAGGCAAATGTTTGTGCTGGCACGGCGTTATTTTTACGATGATGTAGCTGTGAAAAATAATCTGGCGCTGGTTGACATGCTGGAAGGCAAAGATGAACAGGCTTTACAGCGGCTGATGACAATCACTGAATCAGAGCAGAATGACCCACAGCTTCGCGCTAACCTGTTGCTGGCAATGGCGAAAAACGGTCGGCTGGATTACCTGAGAACTCATCTGAGACCATCGCTGACTGATTCACAGATCAGGATGATTTATCAGGCACTGCTTCAGGCAGAGGTGGCGCACCGTCCTTCTGTTGGGACACAACCGAAAAATATACAAACGGAATCCGGTACAGGAGGTGGCGATGAAAAACCGACAGCGCCTGCTTACTAA
- a CDS encoding TadE/TadG family type IV pilus assembly protein produces the protein MKNRQRLLTKRYRHSGVATIEFVLGFMAFWWVCMAWVEMSYMSYVSALSDYAVSEAARISKLDDSNDCQSGSCQTTYFQLFQNALQNQQSLWARFIDTSDFTFSIQYVENQQALEQLGDSYCPVNSGSSFSECGTARHSTIAVYRVNYRYQPIFNFFLDAEQLFIREAIVIQEYERDQFEYDETAG, from the coding sequence ATGAAAAACCGACAGCGCCTGCTTACTAAAAGGTATCGTCATTCCGGTGTTGCCACGATTGAGTTTGTACTTGGATTCATGGCTTTTTGGTGGGTATGTATGGCGTGGGTGGAAATGAGTTATATGTCGTATGTTTCTGCGCTGTCTGATTATGCTGTCAGTGAAGCCGCCCGGATTTCCAAGCTGGATGATTCCAATGATTGCCAGTCCGGCAGCTGTCAAACCACTTATTTTCAGCTGTTTCAGAATGCATTGCAGAACCAGCAGTCGTTATGGGCCCGGTTTATTGACACATCAGATTTCACTTTCTCAATTCAGTATGTGGAAAATCAGCAAGCGTTGGAGCAGCTTGGAGACAGTTATTGTCCGGTAAATTCCGGATCTTCTTTCAGCGAATGCGGTACGGCCCGCCACAGTACGATTGCGGTTTACCGGGTGAACTATCGTTATCAACCGATATTTAATTTCTTCCTTGATGCTGAACAGCTGTTTATCCGGGAAGCTATCGTGATACAGGAATATGAGCGTGATCAGTTTGAGTATGATGAAACAGCGGGGTAA